The following are from one region of the Methyloversatilis discipulorum genome:
- a CDS encoding GAF domain-containing protein: MKQPPIPENESERLGALRALLLLDTPPEERFDRIVQFAAREFDVPIALISLVDENRQWFKSRVGLDACETSREVSFCGHALSMDVPLVIEDALLDERFADNPLVTGPPHIRFYAGAQLRLASGLVVGTLCLIDQAPRRLDEMDLGILGSLRALVVEELTARPRGAGGA; encoded by the coding sequence ATGAAGCAGCCCCCGATCCCCGAGAACGAAAGCGAACGACTTGGCGCGCTGCGCGCGCTGCTTCTGCTCGACACACCGCCGGAAGAGCGCTTCGACCGCATCGTGCAGTTCGCGGCGCGCGAGTTCGACGTGCCGATCGCGCTCATCTCTCTGGTCGACGAGAACCGTCAGTGGTTCAAGTCCCGCGTCGGTCTGGACGCCTGCGAAACATCGCGCGAAGTGTCCTTCTGCGGCCATGCGCTGAGCATGGATGTGCCATTGGTGATCGAGGATGCGCTGCTCGACGAGCGCTTCGCCGACAACCCGCTGGTAACCGGCCCACCGCACATACGCTTCTACGCCGGCGCCCAGTTGCGTCTGGCGTCCGGCCTGGTCGTCGGCACGCTGTGTCTGATAGACCAAGCACCTCGCAGGCTCGATGAAATGGATCTGGGCATACTGGGCAGCCTGCGTGCGCTGGTCGTCGAGGAACTGACCGCGCGTCCGCGCGGCGCAGGAGGCGCCTGA
- a CDS encoding DUF2789 domain-containing protein: protein MDISPHSMETLFAQLGLPNDARSIERFIATCGHLDNGVPLHEARFWNPAQAAFLRDAVAQDADWAETVDTLNTRLHTRPLIG from the coding sequence ATGGACATCAGCCCGCATTCGATGGAAACCCTGTTCGCCCAGCTCGGTCTGCCGAACGACGCGCGGTCGATCGAGCGCTTCATCGCCACTTGTGGCCATCTCGACAATGGCGTCCCGCTGCACGAAGCCCGCTTCTGGAATCCCGCCCAGGCCGCCTTCCTGCGCGACGCCGTGGCCCAGGACGCCGACTGGGCGGAAACGGTTGATACGCTGAACACCCGGCTGCACACGCGGCCACTCATAGGCTGA
- a CDS encoding alpha/beta hydrolase: protein MTVNLIELESGDAPIATVIVLHGLGADGNDFVPVCRRLDLDAVGPVRFVLPDAPERPVTRNGGYIMRAWFDLYAPGAGQEAEADVRASQALVDALIAREVERGVPASRIVLMGFSQGCAMALFAGLRHAERLAGIVGLSGYLPLAAATADERSEANADVPVFLAHGTQDGVVTIDRALATREVLDALAVPYEWHDYDIDHEVSIEEIRDINRWLLRVLA from the coding sequence ATGACCGTCAATCTGATCGAACTCGAAAGCGGCGATGCGCCGATCGCCACCGTCATCGTGCTGCACGGTCTTGGCGCCGACGGCAACGACTTCGTGCCGGTGTGCCGGCGGCTGGATCTCGATGCCGTCGGCCCGGTGCGCTTCGTGCTGCCGGACGCACCGGAACGCCCGGTCACGCGCAACGGCGGCTACATCATGCGCGCCTGGTTCGACCTCTACGCGCCAGGCGCCGGGCAGGAAGCCGAGGCCGACGTGCGCGCGTCGCAGGCGCTGGTCGATGCGCTGATCGCACGCGAGGTCGAACGTGGCGTGCCGGCGTCGCGCATCGTGCTGATGGGGTTCTCGCAGGGCTGCGCGATGGCGCTGTTCGCCGGGCTGCGGCACGCCGAGCGGCTGGCCGGCATCGTCGGGCTTTCCGGCTATCTGCCGCTGGCGGCCGCGACCGCCGATGAGCGCAGCGAAGCGAACGCCGACGTGCCGGTCTTCCTGGCGCACGGCACGCAGGACGGCGTGGTCACGATCGACCGCGCGCTGGCCACGCGCGAGGTGCTCGACGCGCTGGCCGTGCCCTACGAGTGGCACGACTACGACATCGACCACGAAGTGAGCATCGAGGAAATCCGCGACATCAACCGCTGGCTGCTGCGCGTGCTGGCCTGA
- a CDS encoding ATP-dependent DNA helicase — protein sequence MSDIPATFAPDGPLARAIPGFTPRTQQTEMAERVAQAIADRSVLVVEAGTGTGKTYAYLVPALLSGAKVIVSTGTKTLQDQLYGRDLPTVRGALGVPVSIALLKGRANYLCHYHLERSLQEGRFGSREDASHLQAIARWAKVTSTGDKAQCSEVPEESGAWSHATSTRDNCLGQDCPNAKECFVTAARREAMEADVVVVNHHLFFADLMLRDEGVAELLPACNAVVFDEAHQLAETASLFFGESVSTSQMLELARDTRAEALVGAKDFKQLPESAERMVKAVRDLRLVFREENVRLSAAQIDERPAFAPALATVLEALNELAGLLETQAARSEGLEKCWQRALDLIARVERWQAGEKAGEQSDRVRWAEVYTQALALNATPLSVADIFRRQMEDNPRAWIFTSATLSVGNDFGHYCGELGLHNAETAQWGSPFAYEQQALLYAPENMPEPSAPTYAEAVARAAWPLIKACRGGVFVLCTSLRAMKRIHELIEDKLSAYDPERPLLMQGQATRSELLDRHRAAGNAVLVASQSFWEGVDVRGDALQLVIIDKLPFAPPDDPVLSARIEHLKKQGRNAFSEYQLPHAVISMKQGAGRLIRDERDHGVLMVCDPRLVEKHYGKVIWRSLPPMRRTRSADVAVQFLESLAG from the coding sequence GTGTCCGACATTCCCGCCACCTTTGCACCCGACGGCCCGCTGGCCCGCGCCATCCCCGGTTTTACGCCGCGCACGCAGCAGACCGAAATGGCCGAACGCGTGGCCCAGGCCATCGCCGACCGCAGCGTGCTGGTGGTCGAGGCAGGCACCGGCACCGGCAAGACTTACGCCTATCTGGTGCCGGCGCTGCTGTCCGGCGCCAAGGTGATCGTGTCTACCGGCACCAAGACGCTGCAGGACCAGCTCTACGGCCGCGATCTGCCGACCGTGCGCGGTGCGCTCGGCGTGCCGGTCAGCATCGCGCTGCTCAAGGGACGCGCCAACTACCTGTGCCATTACCACCTCGAACGTTCGCTGCAGGAGGGCCGTTTCGGCTCGCGTGAAGACGCCTCTCACCTGCAGGCCATTGCCCGCTGGGCCAAGGTGACCAGCACCGGCGACAAGGCGCAGTGCAGCGAGGTGCCGGAAGAGTCGGGTGCCTGGTCGCATGCGACCTCTACGCGCGACAACTGCCTCGGCCAGGACTGTCCGAACGCCAAGGAATGCTTCGTCACCGCCGCGCGCCGCGAGGCGATGGAGGCTGACGTGGTGGTGGTGAACCATCATCTGTTCTTCGCCGACCTGATGCTGCGCGACGAGGGCGTGGCCGAACTGCTGCCGGCCTGCAACGCCGTCGTGTTCGACGAAGCGCACCAGCTCGCCGAGACCGCCAGCCTGTTTTTCGGCGAATCGGTATCGACCTCGCAGATGCTCGAGCTGGCGCGCGACACGCGGGCCGAGGCGCTGGTCGGCGCCAAGGACTTCAAGCAGCTGCCGGAATCGGCCGAGCGCATGGTGAAGGCGGTGCGCGACCTGCGGCTGGTATTCCGCGAGGAGAACGTGCGGCTGTCGGCGGCACAGATCGACGAGCGCCCGGCGTTCGCACCGGCGCTGGCCACCGTGCTGGAGGCGCTGAACGAACTGGCCGGTCTGCTGGAAACGCAGGCGGCGCGCAGCGAGGGGCTGGAGAAGTGCTGGCAGCGCGCGCTCGACCTGATCGCCCGCGTCGAGCGCTGGCAGGCGGGCGAGAAAGCGGGCGAGCAGTCGGACCGCGTGCGCTGGGCCGAGGTCTATACGCAGGCGCTGGCGCTCAACGCCACGCCGCTGTCGGTGGCCGACATCTTCCGCCGGCAGATGGAAGACAACCCGCGTGCCTGGATCTTCACCTCGGCCACGTTGTCGGTGGGCAACGATTTCGGCCACTACTGCGGCGAACTGGGGCTGCACAACGCCGAAACCGCGCAGTGGGGCAGCCCCTTCGCCTACGAACAGCAGGCGCTGCTGTACGCCCCGGAAAACATGCCGGAGCCGTCGGCGCCGACCTATGCCGAAGCCGTGGCGCGTGCCGCCTGGCCGCTGATCAAGGCCTGCCGCGGCGGCGTATTCGTGCTGTGCACATCGCTGCGCGCGATGAAGCGCATCCACGAGCTGATCGAGGACAAGCTGTCGGCTTACGATCCGGAGCGGCCGCTGCTGATGCAGGGCCAGGCCACGCGCAGCGAACTGCTGGACCGCCACCGCGCCGCCGGCAACGCCGTGCTGGTCGCCAGCCAGAGCTTCTGGGAAGGCGTGGATGTGCGCGGCGACGCGCTGCAGCTGGTCATCATCGACAAGCTGCCGTTTGCGCCGCCGGACGACCCGGTGCTGTCGGCGCGCATCGAACACCTGAAGAAACAGGGGCGCAACGCCTTTTCCGAATACCAGCTGCCGCACGCGGTGATCAGCATGAAGCAGGGCGCCGGCCGCCTCATCCGCGACGAGCGCGACCACGGCGTGCTGATGGTGTGCGACCCGCGGCTGGTCGAGAAGCACTACGGCAAGGTGATCTGGCGCAGTCTGCCGCCGATGCGCCGCACCCGCAGCGCCGACGTCGCTGTGCAGTTTCTTGAAAGTCTTGCCGGCTGA
- a CDS encoding YidB family protein: MGLFDSIAGQVAGALGGQSGAGGNAALIQAAMSLINSPQIGGLQGLIAKFQQGGLGDVIASWLGSGPNLPISGDQIKAVFGAEQIGGVAQQVGMSSQEVSSGLAGLLPQLIDKLSPDGKAPEGDALQAAMGVLGGLLKS, translated from the coding sequence ATGGGACTTTTCGACTCGATCGCCGGACAGGTTGCCGGCGCGCTCGGCGGACAATCCGGCGCCGGCGGCAACGCCGCACTGATCCAGGCCGCGATGAGCCTGATCAACAGTCCGCAGATCGGTGGCCTGCAGGGGCTGATCGCGAAGTTCCAGCAGGGCGGCCTGGGCGACGTCATCGCCTCGTGGCTGGGTTCCGGCCCCAACCTGCCGATCTCCGGCGACCAGATCAAGGCCGTATTCGGCGCCGAACAGATCGGCGGTGTCGCCCAGCAGGTCGGCATGTCCTCGCAGGAAGTATCCTCCGGTCTCGCCGGCCTGCTGCCGCAGCTGATCGACAAGCTGTCGCCCGACGGCAAGGCGCCCGAAGGAGATGCGCTGCAGGCGGCGATGGGGGTGCTGGGTGGATTGCTGAAGTCGTAA
- the fumC gene encoding class II fumarate hydratase translates to MDTATQPPNVTRTEHDSFGPIEVPADRLWGAQTQRSLQHFAISTERMPRELIHALAAVKRAAALANGRLGKLPAERMTAIVAAADEVLAGQHDDEFPLSLWQTGSGTQTNMNMNEVLANRGSQLMGGDCGEARTLHPNDDVNMGQSSNDVFPTAMHVAAAYAVRRALMPALDALHAQLADKAVAFADIVKIGRTHLQDATPLTLGQEFSGYAAQLALARSAIVAALPAVHALAIGGTAVGTGLNTHPEFGTRVANKLADGTGLPFVCADNPFAALAGHEPLVALHGALKTLAVALSKIANDIRWLASGPRSGLGELALPENEPGSSIMPGKVNPTQCEALTMLCAQVIGNDVAVTMGGASGNFELNVYKPLIAGAVLQSIRLLADGMRSFDAHCVAGIEARRDRIATLMQQSLMLVTALVPHIGYDRAAKIAARAHREGLTLREAALASGDVSGEQFDLWVTPSAMVGERASGTQ, encoded by the coding sequence ATGGATACCGCCACGCAGCCGCCCAACGTCACCCGCACCGAACACGATTCCTTCGGCCCGATCGAGGTGCCGGCAGACCGCCTGTGGGGCGCGCAGACGCAGCGCTCGCTGCAGCACTTCGCGATCTCGACCGAGCGCATGCCGCGCGAACTGATACACGCGCTGGCCGCGGTCAAGCGCGCGGCGGCGCTGGCCAATGGCCGGCTGGGCAAACTGCCGGCCGAGCGCATGACCGCTATCGTCGCTGCCGCTGACGAGGTGCTCGCTGGCCAGCATGACGACGAGTTTCCGCTGTCGCTGTGGCAGACCGGCTCCGGCACGCAGACCAATATGAATATGAACGAGGTGCTGGCCAACCGCGGCTCGCAGCTGATGGGCGGCGACTGCGGCGAGGCGCGCACGCTGCACCCGAACGACGACGTGAACATGGGCCAGTCGTCGAACGACGTGTTCCCGACGGCCATGCACGTGGCCGCCGCCTACGCCGTCCGGCGCGCGCTGATGCCGGCACTCGACGCGCTGCACGCGCAGCTGGCCGACAAGGCGGTCGCCTTTGCCGACATCGTCAAGATCGGCCGCACCCATCTGCAGGACGCCACACCGCTGACGCTGGGCCAGGAATTCTCCGGCTACGCCGCCCAGCTCGCGCTGGCCCGCTCGGCCATCGTTGCAGCACTGCCGGCAGTACATGCGCTGGCGATCGGCGGCACCGCGGTTGGCACCGGCCTGAACACCCATCCGGAATTCGGCACCCGGGTGGCGAACAAGCTGGCCGACGGCACCGGCCTGCCCTTCGTCTGCGCCGACAACCCGTTCGCCGCGCTGGCCGGGCACGAGCCGTTGGTTGCGCTGCATGGTGCGCTGAAAACGCTGGCCGTCGCGCTGAGCAAGATCGCCAACGACATCCGCTGGCTCGCCTCCGGCCCACGCAGTGGTCTGGGCGAACTGGCGCTGCCGGAGAACGAGCCCGGCAGTTCCATCATGCCGGGCAAGGTGAACCCGACCCAGTGCGAAGCGCTCACGATGCTGTGCGCCCAGGTCATCGGCAACGACGTCGCCGTCACGATGGGCGGCGCCTCCGGCAACTTTGAACTGAACGTCTACAAGCCGCTGATCGCCGGCGCCGTGCTGCAGAGCATCCGCCTGCTCGCCGACGGCATGCGCAGCTTCGACGCCCACTGCGTCGCCGGCATCGAAGCGCGGCGCGATCGCATCGCCACGCTGATGCAGCAGTCGTTGATGCTGGTGACCGCGCTGGTGCCGCACATCGGCTACGACCGCGCAGCGAAGATCGCCGCCCGCGCCCACCGCGAAGGCCTGACCTTGCGCGAGGCGGCGCTTGCCTCGGGCGACGTGAGCGGCGAGCAGTTCGACCTGTGGGTGACGCCCAGCGCAATGGTGGGCGAACGCGCGTCGGGCACGCAATGA
- a CDS encoding PEP-CTERM sorting domain-containing protein encodes MKIRASAALLFSLALSSTPNAVAAWQTVSFEKFTLAYSDVALGNGLDFTFSDEDHIEFGWNIPPDFVADSSGSNQEFGLVSFSVFANEGFRFTGEVSVFVGNLPFVEAGAWTSPTLTGEVLIDGLGAPAGMIFGSMNKTVTYATDALRTGYYSYAASFDHGSFSYLSLMPLNLHAGIPDPGAIIFSTGQAEVRFSLALAPVPEPSTYAMFMIGLGVLSLLSARRGPRQDI; translated from the coding sequence ATGAAAATTCGCGCATCAGCTGCTCTTCTCTTTTCTCTGGCCCTCTCCTCAACTCCCAATGCTGTCGCGGCGTGGCAAACGGTGAGCTTTGAGAAATTCACTCTCGCCTACTCAGATGTCGCGCTGGGCAATGGTCTCGATTTCACCTTCTCGGACGAAGATCACATTGAATTCGGTTGGAACATCCCTCCCGATTTTGTCGCCGACAGTTCGGGCTCCAATCAAGAGTTCGGCTTGGTCAGCTTCAGTGTTTTTGCGAACGAAGGTTTCAGATTCACCGGGGAAGTATCGGTATTTGTCGGAAACCTGCCTTTCGTCGAAGCCGGTGCCTGGACGTCCCCGACCCTGACAGGCGAAGTACTGATTGATGGGCTTGGCGCACCGGCGGGGATGATCTTCGGTTCGATGAACAAGACGGTCACTTACGCGACCGACGCGTTGCGTACGGGCTATTACAGTTATGCCGCTAGTTTTGATCATGGATCCTTCTCTTACCTTTCTCTGATGCCGCTCAACCTTCATGCAGGGATTCCCGATCCCGGCGCCATCATTTTCAGCACAGGGCAAGCTGAAGTCCGTTTTTCGCTCGCTTTAGCGCCGGTACCCGAACCGTCGACATACGCAATGTTCATGATCGGACTTGGCGTGTTGTCGCTGCTCTCCGCCCGCAGAGGTCCGCGGCAGGACATCTGA
- a CDS encoding IMPACT family protein, whose amino-acid sequence MPNTLASAVHSDLTIKKSRFIGCVEPMRDRASAQARVLELWRQHPGATHVCWALLAGGQSAAVDDGEPSGTAGRPMLEVLRHQDLEGVLATVVRYYGGINLGAGGLVRAYTDAVASALTGAVKVPLTKLRMLRCTLPYALEGTVRREIDAARATLVDVTHDSVVTMTISLPEPDAASFIARLNDAGQGRIGWVD is encoded by the coding sequence ATGCCGAACACCCTCGCCAGCGCGGTCCACAGCGACCTCACGATCAAGAAGAGCCGCTTCATCGGCTGCGTCGAGCCGATGCGCGACCGCGCTTCGGCGCAGGCGCGCGTGCTCGAACTGTGGCGCCAGCACCCGGGTGCGACCCACGTGTGCTGGGCGCTGCTGGCCGGCGGTCAGTCGGCGGCGGTCGATGACGGCGAGCCCAGCGGCACGGCCGGCCGGCCGATGCTGGAAGTGCTGCGCCATCAGGATCTGGAGGGCGTGCTGGCCACCGTCGTGCGCTACTACGGCGGCATCAATCTCGGCGCTGGAGGTCTGGTGCGTGCCTACACCGACGCGGTCGCGTCGGCGCTGACCGGTGCGGTCAAGGTGCCACTGACCAAGCTGCGCATGCTCCGCTGCACCCTGCCCTATGCGCTCGAAGGTACGGTGCGGCGAGAGATCGACGCCGCTCGCGCCACGCTGGTCGACGTCACCCACGACTCGGTGGTCACGATGACGATCAGCCTGCCGGAGCCCGACGCGGCATCGTTCATCGCCCGCCTCAACGACGCCGGACAGGGGCGGATAGGCTGGGTGGACTGA
- the serS gene encoding serine--tRNA ligase: MLDAQLLRSQLAFVQERLALRGYTLDVARFQSLEEERKRIQTDTQDLQAKRNAASKQIGQLKAKSEDTSAVMAEVAGLGDALKAGEERLAALLADIQAFVASLPNLPHESVPVGKSEADNVEVLRWGTPRSFDFEVKDHVDVGTALGGLDFETATKISGARFTLLRAGIARMHRALAQFMLDTHTTEHGYTELYAPYMVNADSMFGTGQLPKFEQDLFKIPFGLEDPPAQELRDVEASGRSDSIGRPKDRFFYLIPTAEVPVTNIVRDTIQKANDLPLKFVCHTPCFRSEAGSYGRDTRGMIRQHQFDKVELVQIVTPDRSWDALEELTGHAETILRRLELPYRKVALCTGDMGFGAAKTYDLEVWLPAQNTYREISSCSNFETFQARRMQARFKNEQGKNEILHTLNGSGLAVGRTLVAILENYQQADGSVVVPEALRPWMGGVERLGA, from the coding sequence ATGCTAGACGCCCAACTGCTGCGCAGCCAGCTTGCTTTCGTTCAGGAACGACTCGCCCTGCGTGGCTACACGCTCGACGTCGCCCGCTTCCAGTCGCTGGAGGAAGAGCGCAAGCGCATCCAGACCGACACCCAGGACCTGCAGGCAAAGCGCAACGCCGCATCGAAGCAGATCGGTCAGCTCAAGGCCAAGAGCGAGGACACGTCGGCGGTGATGGCCGAGGTGGCCGGGCTGGGCGACGCGCTGAAGGCCGGTGAAGAGCGCCTCGCCGCGCTGCTGGCCGACATCCAGGCCTTCGTCGCCTCGCTGCCCAATCTGCCGCACGAGTCGGTGCCGGTGGGCAAGTCCGAGGCGGACAACGTCGAGGTGCTGCGCTGGGGCACGCCGCGCAGCTTCGATTTCGAGGTGAAGGACCACGTGGACGTCGGCACTGCACTCGGCGGCCTCGACTTCGAAACCGCGACCAAGATCAGCGGCGCGCGCTTCACGCTGCTGCGCGCCGGCATCGCCCGCATGCACCGCGCGCTCGCCCAGTTCATGCTCGATACGCACACCACCGAACACGGCTACACCGAGCTGTACGCGCCCTATATGGTCAACGCCGACAGCATGTTCGGGACCGGCCAGCTGCCGAAGTTCGAGCAGGACCTGTTCAAGATCCCGTTCGGCCTCGAAGACCCCCCGGCTCAGGAGTTGAGGGATGTTGAGGCGTCAGGTAGATCGGACTCCATCGGGCGTCCGAAGGACCGTTTTTTCTACTTGATACCAACGGCCGAGGTGCCAGTTACAAATATTGTCAGAGATACCATCCAGAAGGCGAATGATCTGCCACTGAAGTTCGTCTGCCACACGCCGTGCTTTCGTTCGGAAGCGGGTTCCTACGGCCGCGACACGCGCGGCATGATCCGCCAGCACCAGTTCGACAAGGTCGAACTGGTGCAGATCGTGACGCCGGACCGCTCGTGGGACGCGCTGGAGGAACTGACCGGCCACGCCGAAACCATCCTGCGCCGGCTCGAACTGCCTTACCGCAAGGTGGCGCTCTGCACCGGCGACATGGGTTTCGGCGCCGCCAAGACCTACGACCTCGAAGTGTGGCTGCCGGCGCAGAACACCTACCGCGAAATCTCGTCCTGCTCGAACTTCGAAACCTTCCAGGCCCGCCGCATGCAGGCGCGCTTCAAGAACGAACAGGGTAAGAACGAAATCCTGCACACGCTGAACGGCTCCGGCCTCGCGGTCGGTCGCACGCTGGTGGCGATCCTGGAGAACTACCAGCAGGCCGACGGTTCGGTCGTCGTGCCGGAAGCGCTGCGCCCGTGGATGGGCGGCGTCGAGCGCCTCGGCGCCTGA
- a CDS encoding tetratricopeptide repeat protein: MSLNNPAGLALTGATARSIELLEQAEHELRCFIGDPVATVDRALTEAPDMVMGHVLRAYLHLLGTEPAGIPVAAAAHATAAKLPANERESRHLRAVALMTAGRWRAAARVLEDIAIDHPLDVLALQAGQQCDFLLGDSRMLRDRIARALPAWSMDMPAWHAVAGMLAFGLEETGDYLRAERYGRQAVEIQPRDGWAQHAVAHVMEMQGRRRDGIAWMRAAPQAWAQDSFLAVHNHWHLALFHLGVGEIDEVLALFDEAVFGRAPGLVFDFIDMSALLWRLHLRGIDVGERWQAVADRWAPMAARSLYAFSDMHAMMAFAATGRTAQMRSLIDAQEMALAGEGDNAGFIAEVGRAATRGIAAFGEGDYASTVRLLRPIRHVSHRFGGSHAQRDIIDLTLIEAAQRDGQRALAEALRAERAFAKPEPDAPRVRSA, encoded by the coding sequence ATGTCCCTGAACAACCCCGCCGGCCTCGCGCTCACCGGTGCGACCGCCCGCAGCATCGAACTGCTGGAACAGGCCGAGCACGAACTGCGCTGTTTCATCGGCGACCCGGTCGCCACCGTCGACCGCGCGCTCACCGAGGCGCCGGACATGGTGATGGGCCACGTGCTGCGTGCCTATCTGCACCTGCTCGGCACCGAGCCGGCCGGCATTCCGGTCGCCGCCGCCGCCCACGCCACGGCGGCGAAGCTGCCGGCGAACGAACGCGAAAGCCGCCACCTGCGTGCGGTCGCGCTGATGACCGCGGGCCGCTGGCGAGCCGCTGCGCGCGTGCTCGAAGACATCGCGATCGATCACCCGCTCGACGTGCTGGCGCTGCAGGCCGGCCAGCAATGCGACTTCCTGCTCGGCGACTCGCGCATGCTGCGCGACCGCATCGCCCGCGCCCTTCCAGCCTGGAGCATGGACATGCCGGCCTGGCACGCGGTGGCCGGCATGCTGGCTTTCGGACTGGAAGAGACCGGCGACTACCTGCGTGCAGAGCGCTACGGCCGGCAGGCGGTCGAGATCCAGCCGCGTGACGGCTGGGCGCAGCACGCGGTCGCGCACGTGATGGAAATGCAGGGCCGTCGCCGTGACGGCATCGCCTGGATGCGCGCCGCACCTCAGGCATGGGCACAGGACAGCTTCCTCGCCGTGCACAACCACTGGCATCTGGCGCTGTTCCATCTCGGCGTCGGCGAAATCGACGAAGTGCTCGCGCTGTTCGACGAGGCCGTATTCGGCCGCGCACCGGGCCTCGTATTCGACTTCATCGACATGTCGGCGCTGCTGTGGCGGCTGCATCTGCGCGGCATCGATGTCGGCGAACGCTGGCAGGCCGTGGCCGATCGCTGGGCACCGATGGCCGCGCGCAGCCTCTACGCCTTCAGCGACATGCACGCGATGATGGCGTTCGCTGCCACCGGCCGCACCGCGCAGATGCGCAGCCTGATCGACGCACAGGAAATGGCGCTGGCAGGCGAAGGCGACAACGCCGGCTTCATCGCCGAAGTCGGCCGTGCCGCCACGCGCGGCATCGCCGCCTTTGGCGAGGGCGACTACGCGAGCACCGTGCGCCTGCTGCGGCCGATCCGCCACGTGTCGCACCGCTTCGGCGGCAGCCACGCGCAGCGCGACATCATCGATCTGACGCTGATCGAGGCGGCGCAACGCGACGGTCAGCGTGCGCTGGCCGAAGCCCTGCGCGCCGAGCGCGCCTTCGCGAAACCGGAGCCGGACGCGCCGCGCGTGCGCAGTGCCTGA
- a CDS encoding hemerythrin domain-containing protein, whose amino-acid sequence MKADSSNSSPRKSQEALTLLRADHKHVSELFEQYEAARTSAQKKKLVHEICTELDVHAQIEEEIFYPAVKAALKDKELVPEATVEHASLKDLIAQIKDVEPDGEMYDAKVKVLSEYVKHHVKEEQNEMFPKVKDTDLDLSELGEQMKQRKEELLSAVAQ is encoded by the coding sequence ATGAAGGCCGATTCGTCAAACTCATCCCCGCGCAAATCGCAGGAGGCGCTGACCCTTCTTCGCGCCGACCACAAGCACGTCAGCGAACTGTTCGAGCAGTACGAGGCCGCCCGCACAAGCGCTCAGAAGAAGAAACTCGTGCATGAAATCTGTACGGAGCTCGACGTGCACGCCCAGATTGAAGAAGAAATCTTCTATCCGGCTGTAAAAGCTGCACTGAAGGACAAGGAACTGGTACCCGAGGCGACCGTCGAGCACGCGTCATTGAAAGACCTGATCGCGCAGATCAAGGACGTCGAACCGGACGGCGAAATGTACGACGCAAAGGTGAAAGTGCTCTCCGAGTACGTGAAGCATCACGTGAAAGAAGAACAGAACGAAATGTTCCCGAAGGTGAAGGACACCGATCTCGACCTTTCGGAACTGGGCGAGCAGATGAAACAGCGCAAGGAAGAACTGCTTTCGGCCGTCGCGCAGTGA
- a CDS encoding DUF423 domain-containing protein — MSADARRFLFFAALTGALAVMLGAFGAHALKARLDENMLAVWQTAVQYHFWHALALGLVGLLAIHLRDSGALRVAGWLMLLGIVVFSGSLYAMALSGVRALGMVTPLGGLAFIAGWLVLAIAVRR; from the coding sequence ATGTCTGCCGATGCCCGCCGTTTTCTTTTCTTCGCAGCGCTGACCGGCGCACTCGCCGTGATGCTCGGCGCCTTCGGCGCGCACGCGCTGAAGGCGCGGCTGGACGAGAACATGCTTGCGGTGTGGCAGACCGCGGTGCAGTACCACTTCTGGCACGCGCTGGCGCTCGGGCTGGTCGGCCTGCTGGCCATTCACCTGCGTGATTCAGGGGCGCTGCGCGTTGCCGGCTGGTTGATGCTGCTGGGCATCGTCGTGTTCAGCGGCAGTCTTTACGCGATGGCCTTGAGCGGTGTGCGCGCACTTGGGATGGTGACGCCGCTGGGCGGACTTGCCTTCATCGCCGGCTGGCTGGTGCTGGCAATCGCCGTCAGGCGCTGA